ATGTTCTATGCAAATACAAGAATCCATGACATTTCCACTTTGCACACGTGGCTTAATTCAAATTTTTTCCTCCTAATTGCAGATTTCTTTCCCTGAGCACCAAAAAGCAAGTAATTGGTGGTGTGTATTTAATGTTCCAGGTGAGGAGACCAGGATTGAGAATGAGAAGCTGGTTGTAGAGACAGACTCCCGTGGAAGAGTGGAATCATCTGAGAAAATATCTGAACCCATAGAGGCTCATTACAGGGACTCTAACTTGGATAGGCAGCTAGCCCAGCCCAAAGAGAAGACTGACTATAAGTGCTCAGAATGTGGGGAGGGGTTCATCCAGCACTCAGATCTGATTAAGCATGAAGGTTCGCACACAGGAGAAAAGCTCTGTGCATCTGAGGTGTGTCAGAGTTCTAGTCTTACTGGACATCAGAAAGTCCGCTCCAGAGAGAAAGGTCATCAGTGTCAcgagtgtgggaaagcctttcaGAGAAGTTCACACCTTATTAGACATCAGAAAATCCATCTTGGTGAGAAGCCTTATCAGTGCAAGGAGTGTGGAAAAGTCTTTAGCCAGAATGCAGGCCTTTTGGAACATCTCAGaatccacactggagagaaaccttatctGTGCATCCACTGTGGAAAGAACTTTCGGCGCAGCTCTCACCTTAATCGACACCAGAGAATCCACAGTCAGGAGGAGCCCTCTGAGTGCAAAGAGTGTGGAAAGACTTTTAGTCAGGCCCTTCTCCTCACCCACCATCAGAGAATCCACAGCCACTCCAAAAGCCATCAGTGTAatgagtgtgggaaagccttcagtcTGACCTCAGACCTTATTCGGCACCACAGGATTCACACTGGAGAAAAACCTTTCAAGTGTACTATATGCCAGAAAGCCTTCCGACTAAACTCACACCTTGCTCAGCATGTGAGAATCCACAATGAGGAAAAACCCTACGAATGTAATGAGTGTGGAGAAGCCTTCAGGCAGAGGTCAGGTCTTTTTCAACATCAGAGGTATCACCACAAAGACAAACTGGCTTCATGAGGTGTCCTGTCCTTATGAAATATCAGAGATAGTACATTTGCAAGCAAGCAGAACTTCAGGAAAAGTCACGGTAGCCAGCTCTGGCAGAGGATTCTTG
This genomic window from Camelus bactrianus isolate YW-2024 breed Bactrian camel chromosome 20, ASM4877302v1, whole genome shotgun sequence contains:
- the ZSCAN26 gene encoding zinc finger and SCAN domain-containing protein 26 isoform X1 yields the protein MATALMSAHSPAPLNLKKEGLRVVKEDHGSTQEQGVKPQGDGTGLRPEPLCTQFRQLRYEETAGPREALSRLRELCRQWLQPETHTKEQILELLVLEQFLTILPEELQVRVRERHPESGEDVVVVLEDLQPELGGTGQQVDSNQTKKQKLLVEETAPLRAAWEQQVQPEGEGPKPDREEGEETRIENEKLVVETDSRGRVESSEKISEPIEAHYRDSNLDRQLAQPKEKTDYKCSECGEGFIQHSDLIKHEGSHTGEKLCASEVCQSSSLTGHQKVRSREKGHQCHECGKAFQRSSHLIRHQKIHLGEKPYQCKECGKVFSQNAGLLEHLRIHTGEKPYLCIHCGKNFRRSSHLNRHQRIHSQEEPSECKECGKTFSQALLLTHHQRIHSHSKSHQCNECGKAFSLTSDLIRHHRIHTGEKPFKCTICQKAFRLNSHLAQHVRIHNEEKPYECNECGEAFRQRSGLFQHQRYHHKDKLAS
- the ZSCAN26 gene encoding zinc finger and SCAN domain-containing protein 26 isoform X2 — protein: MATALMSAHSPAPLNLKKEGLRVVKEDHGSTQEQGVKPQGDGTGLRPEPLCTQFRQLRYEETAGPREALSRLRELCRQWLQPETHTKEQILELLVLEQFLTILPEELQVRVRERHPESGEDVVVVLEDLQPELGGTGQQDSNQTKKQKLLVEETAPLRAAWEQQVQPEGEGPKPDREEGEETRIENEKLVVETDSRGRVESSEKISEPIEAHYRDSNLDRQLAQPKEKTDYKCSECGEGFIQHSDLIKHEGSHTGEKLCASEVCQSSSLTGHQKVRSREKGHQCHECGKAFQRSSHLIRHQKIHLGEKPYQCKECGKVFSQNAGLLEHLRIHTGEKPYLCIHCGKNFRRSSHLNRHQRIHSQEEPSECKECGKTFSQALLLTHHQRIHSHSKSHQCNECGKAFSLTSDLIRHHRIHTGEKPFKCTICQKAFRLNSHLAQHVRIHNEEKPYECNECGEAFRQRSGLFQHQRYHHKDKLAS